From a single Brassica napus cultivar Da-Ae chromosome C9, Da-Ae, whole genome shotgun sequence genomic region:
- the LOC106434953 gene encoding uncharacterized protein LOC106434953: MRIRKNMKLSSMLLATAGYGGDKLETYVCPLNQSPWDVIPLTSSLDDDNDDGAAELTNLIDSSWFLPSPSSSSPSLTHQFAGEDNFNGNVSLGDSNGAAQRLNGSAGNNHSLVSDERLDLIAPESSPGVEDPSDDSDKKSYSVQPHSPVKTSGDDYQAAVSVPAPPKRGRPRGSGKKAQASSTAASNNNPYEFYYYSGFGPRWGRKRGGSGDDEKIVLTDDKNGCEDNMSFKKSNSSGEESSKTAAFEHGSSSFDGFEFMEEDYDVVDQSTGHGKKMTMAMKKMKRGRKPVKERSLKSLM; this comes from the exons ATGAGGATTAGGAAGAACATGAAGCTGTCTTCGATGCTTTTAGCGACAGCAGGTTACGGCGGAGATAAACTGGAGACATATGTCTGTCCTCTGAACCAATCTCCATGGGATGTGATTCCTCTGACTTCCTCCCTCGACGACGACAACGACGATGGTGCGGCCGAGTTAACTAACCTAATTGACTCGTCGTGGTTCCTCCCTTCTCCGtcctcttcttctccctctCTCACTCACCAG TTCGCTGGAGAAGATAACTTTAATGGGAATGTGAGCTTGGGAGATTCAAATGGCGCTGCCCAGAG GTTAAATGGCTCCGCCGGCAATAATCACAGCCTTGTCTCCGACGAGCGTCTTGATCTCATTGCGCCGGAGAGTTCGCCGGGAGTTGAAGATCCGAGCGATGACAGTGACAAAAAATCATACTCCGTGCAGCCTCATTCGCCGGTTAAAACCTCCGGCGACGACTACCAAGCGGCTGTGTCGGTGCCAGCGCCGCCTAAACGCGGACGGCCACGTGGTTCGGGCAAGAAAGCTCAAGCCTCCTCCACCGCCGCATCTAATAATAATCCGTATGAGTTTTACTACTACTCTGGTTTCGGCCCACGGTGGGGAAGAAAAAGAGGCGGCTCCGGTGACGACGAGAAGATTGTTCTGACTGATGATAAAAACGGCTGCGAAGATAATATGAGCTTCAAAAAGAGTAACAGTAGTGGTGAAGAGAGTTCTAAAACGGCGGCGTTTGAGCATGGGAGTAGTAGCTTCGATGGGTTTGAGTTTATGGAAGAGGACTATGACGTAGTCGATCAAAGCACTGGACATGGGAAGAAGATGACAATggcgatgaagaagatgaagagaggGAGGAAGCCCGTAAAGGAAAGGTCTTTAAAATCCCtcatgtaa
- the LOC106433724 gene encoding calmodulin-binding receptor-like cytoplasmic kinase 2 — MPSRRRHSYTGGSSPATASSSYSTSTLPDRSPAPSSTTDRPPPNSLARWISGIFIKCFTPPDSVSSKSFNDSEHDIRSRRSSTGSVQRHYYGNGNETENPNQRFSFEEIYAATKNFSPSFRIGQGGFGTVYKVKLRDGSTVAVKRAKKSLHKDDRQGTEFMSEIKTLAQVTHLSLVKYYGYLVHNDEKLLVVEYVPNGNLRDHLDCKEGKTLDMATRLDIATDVAHAITYLHMYTQPPIIHRDIKSSNILLTDNFRAKVADFGFARLAPDSESGATHVSTQVKGTAGYLDPEYLTTYQLTEKSDVYSFGVLLVELLTGRRPIELHREQKERITIRWAIKKFTSGDTISVLDPKLERNPANNLALEKVLEMAFQCLAPHRGSRPSMKKCSEILWGIRKDYRELLNTSL; from the exons atgCCCAGTCGACGGAGGCATAGCTACACAGGCGGATCTTCACCTGCAACCGCATCTTCATCGTACAGCACCAGCACTCTTCCCGATCGTTCCCCAGCTCCTTCCTCCACCACCGACAGACCACCACCAAACTCCCTCGCTCGCTGGATCTCGGGGATCTTCATCAAATGCTTCACTCCTCCTGATTCCGTTTCCTCCAAGAGTTTCAACGACTCCG AACATGACATCCGTAGTAGACGGAGCTCAACGGGGAGTGTGCAGAGACATTACTATGGTAACGGCAATGAAACGGAGAACCCGAATCAAAGATTCAGCTTCGAGGAAATCTACGCGGCCACCAAGAACTTCTCCCCATCCTTCAGGATCGGACAAGGAGGTTTCGGCACTGTTTACAAGGTCAAACTCAGAGATGGCTCCACCGTTGCTGTCAAACGTGCCAAAAAG AGTTTACACAAAGACGACCGTCAGGGTACAGAGTTCATGAGTGAGATTAAGACCTTGGCTCAAGTCACTCATTTGAGTTTGGTCAAATACTATGGTTATTTGGTGCACAATGACGAGAAGCTTCTTGTTGTTGAGTATGTCCCCAATGGAAATCTCAGAGATCACTTGGATT GCAAGGAAGGAAAGACTCTCGACATGGCAACTCGGCTTGATATCGCTACTGATGTTGCTCATGCCATTACCTATCTTCACATGTACACCC AGCCACCTATCATCCACAGAGACATCAAATCTTCAAACATTCTCCTCACTGACAACTTCAGAGCCAAGGTTGCTGATTTCGGCTTTGCCAGATTAGCTCCAGATAGTGAATCAGGTGCCACTCATGTCTCCACTCAAGTCAAAGGAACCGCTGGTTACTTAGATCCTGAATACTTAACTACCTACCAGCTCACTGAGAAAAGCGACGTCTACTCCTTCGGTGTACTCCTCGTCGAGCTTCTCACTGGTCGCCGTCCCATTGAGCTTCACAGAGAACAAAAGGAACGCATCACCATTAGATGG GCCATCAAGAAGTTCACGAGTGGAGATACAATATCGGTTCTGGACCCAAAGCTGGAACGAAATCCAGCTAACAACTTAGCACTAGAGAAGGTATTGGAGATGGCGTTTCAGTGTCTAGCTCCTCAtagaggttccagaccaagcatgaAAAAATGCAGTGAGATTCTTTGGGGTATCCGTAAAGATTACAGAGAGCTCCTCAACACAAGTCTTTGA
- the LOC106433707 gene encoding probable E3 ubiquitin-protein ligase RHB1A: MGGCCSSSSSSSRHSHLVGAPLYYYCPESFEELRPSGARAGVGSAALTTTGLLADIIGLETSSIPDTFYAPAPLPYDLLFGRPDSKSIKGNMISDCSFETCEDLGGPDCKTQPTSVILSPSETDLSKHKTWKNQLVDEEEEESCPICFEEYEADNPKIKTNCEHDFHLSCILEWMERSDGCPICDKEAVFDDCLN, translated from the exons ATGGGAGGTtgctgttcttcttcttcttcttcttcaaggcATTCGCATCTTGTTGGAGCTCCTCTTTACTATTAT TGTCCAGAATCTTTTGAGGAGCTTCGGCCTTCAGGAGCTCGTGCTGGTGTGGGATCAGCAGCACTCACCACCACAGGCCTTTTGGCTGATATTATTGGTTTGGAGACATCATCTATACCCGACACTTTttatgctcctgctcctctTCCATATGATTTGCTTTTTGGGAGACCCGATTCCAAATCTATCAAAGGAAACATGATTAGTGATTGCAGTTTTGAAACATGTGAAGATCTCGGGGGACCAGACTGTAAAACTCAACCCACCTCAGTGATTCTCTCCCCGAGTGAAACAGATCTCTCTAAACACAAAACATGGAAGAACCAATTGGTAgacgaagaggaggaagaatCTTGCCCCATTTGCTTTGAAG AATATGAAGCTGATAATCCAAAAATAAAGACAAATTGTGAGCACGATTTTCATCTCTCTTGTATTCTGGAGTGGATGGAAAGAAGCGATGGTTGCCCTATATGTGATAAG GAGGCTGTGTTTGATGATTGCTTGAACTAG